From Clarias gariepinus isolate MV-2021 ecotype Netherlands chromosome 2, CGAR_prim_01v2, whole genome shotgun sequence, one genomic window encodes:
- the LOC128541478 gene encoding trace amine-associated receptor 13c-like: protein MNLSEFNQSDRCEHFSCPERSVSPAVYILLYVCSAAVVVLTVCGNLLVIISVFHFKQLHTPTNMLVLSLAVSDYLAGFFVMPPMLIWTIESCWIFGKVFCLIYWLISCFLTISIYTVAHIAVDRYFALSNPFLYMNFVSVKNTRVVIVFDWCVVMGFSLAVLYFNGNNQNSVMCSGECFLPLSEVWTVIDLVVSFIFPLSIIIILYTRVFVIVRKHATAIRELNNHTRPKTQKITLQLMKSERKAAKVLGILVFVFIMCLLPYFLYSFLGNVIELQTETFQKFSVLFCLNSTINPVIYALFYPWFRKCMKLIVTLKIFKTDSALINVLY, encoded by the coding sequence gtatgtgtgttcagctgctgtggttgtgctaacagtgtgtggaaatctgctcgtcatcatctctgtttttcACTTTAAACAGCTTCACACACCGACTAACATGCTTGTGCTCTCTCTGGCTGTGTCAGATTACCTTGCTGGCTTTTTTGTAATGCCGCCAATGTTAATCTGGACTATTGAATCATGCTGGATTTTTGGGAAAGTTTTTTGCCTCATATACTGGCTGATTAGTTGTTTCCTTACGATATCCATCTATACTGTTGCACATATTGCTGTGGATCGATATTTCGCTCTCTCCAATCCCTTTCTTTACATGAACTTTGTGTCCGTAAAAAACACTCGTGTTGTAATAGTTTTTGACTGGTGTGTAGTCATGGGCTTTAGCCTAGCTGTTCTTTATTTTAACGGAAATAATCAAAATTCAGTAATGTGTTCTGGAGAGTGTTTTCTCCCTCTAAGTGAGGTTTGGACTGTAATTGATCTTGTTGTAtcatttatatttccactttctaTCATAATCATATTGTATACTCGAGTTTTTGTGATTGTTAGgaaacatgccactgctatcagagagcttaataatcacacacgacctaaaacacagaaaatcaccTTACAGTTaatgaaatctgagagaaaagcagctaaagtcctTGGAATTTtggtttttgtatttataatgtGTTTACTCCCATATTTCCTTTACAGTTTTTTAGGGAATGTCATTGAACTACAGACAGAAACCTTTCAGAAATTTTCGGTCTTGTTTTGTCTTAACTCCACCATTAATCCGGTTATTTATGCTCTGTTTTACCCGTGGTTTAGGAAATGCATGAAATTAATTGTAACACTGAAAATATTCAAAACAGACTCTGCGTTAATTAATGTGCTTTATTAA